Proteins from one Candidatus Niyogibacteria bacterium CG10_big_fil_rev_8_21_14_0_10_46_36 genomic window:
- a CDS encoding cell division protein FtsZ codes for MANIKPEIEAFARIKVVGTGGSGLNAVDHMIRSKVKGVDFVAVNTDTQDLHNSEASKKIHIGKNLTKGLGAGMDPEVGRQAAEETRDEIQEALKGADMVFVTCGMGGGTGTGASPVVAEAARSQGALTVGVVTRPFGFEGAERGRIADSGLDRLRSSVDAMVVIPNDRLLTAIEKETTFLDAFAMCDEVLRQAVEGISDLIMLPGIINVDFADVRAILQNAGSALMGIGTATGEKRAEEAAHKAINSPLLDMSIDGARGVLFSIAGGPDMTMWEIQEAARIITDAIDKDARVIFGALHDERLKKNEIKITVIASGFPEGGVSKTLFSEGKTGQTFPIKKAQKQTVENSLAEDDGKNDTIEEKEDWNTIPAFLRRSRKD; via the coding sequence GGCACCGGCGGTTCCGGTTTGAATGCCGTTGACCACATGATACGGTCAAAAGTAAAAGGCGTTGATTTTGTTGCGGTAAACACCGACACGCAAGATCTTCACAATTCTGAAGCGTCAAAAAAGATACATATTGGTAAAAATCTCACTAAAGGGCTGGGTGCTGGGATGGATCCTGAAGTGGGGCGGCAAGCTGCTGAAGAAACGCGCGATGAAATCCAAGAAGCGCTCAAAGGTGCTGACATGGTTTTTGTTACCTGCGGCATGGGAGGAGGCACGGGAACAGGCGCAAGTCCGGTTGTTGCGGAAGCGGCACGCTCACAAGGCGCGCTTACTGTTGGCGTGGTTACAAGGCCATTTGGCTTTGAAGGAGCGGAGCGCGGGAGGATAGCAGATTCGGGACTTGATCGTCTTCGTTCATCAGTAGACGCAATGGTGGTTATTCCGAACGACCGCTTGCTCACCGCTATTGAAAAAGAAACCACATTTCTTGATGCGTTTGCGATGTGTGACGAAGTATTACGCCAGGCGGTAGAAGGAATCTCCGACCTTATTATGCTCCCAGGCATTATCAATGTTGACTTTGCGGATGTCCGCGCAATTTTGCAGAATGCGGGGTCAGCGCTTATGGGTATTGGCACTGCTACGGGAGAGAAGCGCGCTGAAGAAGCGGCTCATAAAGCAATCAATTCTCCTCTTTTGGATATGTCTATTGACGGTGCGCGCGGGGTGCTCTTCTCAATTGCCGGCGGTCCTGATATGACTATGTGGGAAATTCAAGAAGCGGCGCGCATTATTACGGATGCTATTGATAAGGATGCCCGTGTGATTTTCGGAGCGTTGCACGATGAGCGATTAAAGAAAAACGAGATCAAAATAACTGTCATTGCCTCAGGATTCCCCGAGGGGGGTGTCTCAAAAACCCTCTTTTCTGAGGGGAAAACAGGCCAAACCTTCCCTATAAAGAAGGCTCAAAAGCAAACAGTGGAAAACTCGCTTGCAGAGGATGATGGAAAAAATGATACAATA